DNA from Anticarsia gemmatalis isolate Benzon Research Colony breed Stoneville strain chromosome 23, ilAntGemm2 primary, whole genome shotgun sequence:
ACTGTTACAGGATAGTTAGaagtgattattttataagtcaccatttttttttctaagtgtTTCCTTTGAGAGTCTTCTTGTTTAACAGATGatcaataaaaagataaaaacataatttttactcattgtatggtttttttttcatttgacGATGTTTTTTTTCAGGCTACGACAACCATGGGTCTTGGGGCGACAGAGATAGCGACTGTTTTCAAGAACTTAATGAAGCAACTCGGTTACAACCAGTTCTACGTGCAAGGTGGAGACTGGGGTAGTTTTATTGGATCTATGATTGCTACTCTATACCCTGATGTAAGTCTAAAGATTTAGGTtaacaaagaaaagaaaatttaattctatttacaCAATTTTAGGTATTCATTAAATACAAATGTGAAATTACAAATCAAAGGATGAAAGGTATGCTACGCATTGAAAACTCCTGAGCCAAGAACATTCCCAGAAGGCCGGTTTTCATAGcattttgagtaaaatttaacagctttcaaactaaaaaaccaaaaaaaatcctttagaAAATCATGACAACAAAAACTGATATTTAATCATGCCAATTTATCACGTGAAACTGCTGTAAgcaagttattttttatgtctgaaatttattttagatcACCAACCATTTCTCTTTCAGATTGTCCTAGGTTACCACACGAACTTCGCCGTCTCTTTTTCACCTTTGTCCTTGGCTACTTGGTTTTCCGGAGCGTATACCCCTTCATTAGTAGCTGATGCTGCAGTCCAGCACCGATTGTACCCATTGCTAACAATCCTGCCGTTTGTTGTAGGAGAAACTGGGTATTTTCATATACAGTCTACCAAGCCTGATACTCTAGGTAAGTATTTAGAGGAATTATTATAAGGTATATTGCTTTATATCTTAAAAATCGACCTTTAAAACTTAAGACTTAAACTTTGAgttgttgaaattttgtatgaactaAAATTTTAACTGGCTTAACGTAAAATTTGCTGTAgaggtgaaaaaaaaacacagattAAATTTGAACCATTGACTATTGTGTATGACTGTTTTTATTCCTTGTAAGAACGCTAAGCCTACTGTAGTTTATTAACAGTTTACGGAATATAGAAATAGTTGTCAAAAACAGTTGTATTAATATAgtttaacataacattttctGTAACAGTATTTTCAGACTGCCAAATTGTAAAATTGCTAGCTGACAAATTTTACACACATCTTCAACAATCAAGATGAAAAATAACCACTCCCTCATAAACAATATTCTCATGAAAAACATTCCCCTACTTCCATGTTTCAGGACCAGCAATGGAGTCCCCAACAGGCTTGCTAGCCTACATCTTCCAGTTATTCTTCTCCCAGAGAGAGAACTTAGATAAGACCCAAGCTGGTCTGGACGTGTTCACTAAAGAACAGCTCCTGGACAATCTCATGATCTACTGGACCACCAACTCGTTCACCACTGCTGCTAGACTTTATGCTGAAACTTTCAATAAGAGAAACCTTCAAGAAGGAATTTGGGCGTAAGTAGATCTCCGTCATATCTACTCAtatcatttatgtaattttttatgtatagTAAAGCTGCAAGATTCTCCGTTTGTGTTAAAAGTACGCTATTTCAGCCTGcattgtgttaattttttgacaaaataatcaCTAGAATAGTTTAttcctattttataaaaaagatttcTTTAAAGTTAGTAGCTACTTTGTTGCCGATAGTGATAGGAAAtcacaaataatacaataactGTTCAGTTTTTTCcagcacaaatatttatgtctactataaaagttatgaaatattcGTGTGATGGGCACAAATATCGGTTTTGATAAAACatgtttgatgttttatttgatgatattattatgcttatCAGCTGTCTGGTTGCAGCTTAAGCTATACTTAGTTTGGAGTCAGTAGCGAGATTCTCTACAGTCATTGCTGCCGGACATCgaaaatttaatttgacatttaagatgGCCTGCCAAAATAGTTGCtgcaacgcccgctagaggcgctgatcagatttttagaCAAGATTtatctatagctagccggttgtcgctgGTCGATAGTTGTATAGAACCGAGCTACAGATGACCGTGTATTAATTGTCCAAAGTGATTTATTaccttattttcttttcagattACCAACCCCAGTTCCCACCTGGACAGCCCACACCAGATACGAATTACTCTACATGTCTCCTGCTATGCTCAAGTCCAAGTTTACAAACCTCATCAATTCAACCATCTTTGATGACTACGGGCATTTCTTCGCGTTAGAAAAACCAGACGTATATGCAGACCAAGTTCTTAATGCTATATCTGCGTTTAGAGATTTTCATGCAAAGAGTGATACTTGTAAATTAGTTCATTAATagcctaaataaatatattctgaCAACTTAAgtgtgtgtgtgaattgagtgagcaccctaaataaaatttaataatatatactagtcatttagtaaaaggtgtgaaacaattgtaaaaacaatcttacaatttgtaaaaagataaaacatgagATATATCAGTTAATAAATGCTCACTCAGTTCGCACATACGACCACCCTGAATCTCAGAACGTATGAAGAATTCATGTAAGATTTATGTACTACTATttagtaaaacctttataaagttgtcgttttagatatcaatcgccaagggccgtataaaaaaaaattacaaatactttcatatgctcactcaattcacacactttgaaaggacccgatttcttatgaacaaaccataatttcattttgttataaatcttgttttattaaaaggtatacacgtgattttgtaaaatacaaagcgaaccataaatgtagcacgttttgtaatagttaattaatataagtgctcactcaatccacacaattctgaaaagttataaacgttaatatctttgaatttataaggattagaaagctataaattgtgctagttttagtaaagaaaagttactaaagatttgccattttacatttagtactctcagtttactctaaaagatattcaactgtttgtgtttcaatgaaaatctgcCATACTGTAGGGTTGTCACGCTGGACATTTTTGctgaactaaaattttatttattttataatgacctTTATCACAAGTCACAAGAGCTGAAGTCAGTTCATTGTGTACTTTAATAGCAGACTTATGGCTTAGGTCTTTAGCTATTTGTTTTCTTCGGTACGGGGTAAGcttcgatttttttttaggaTTGTGTTCAAACgtcttatcaaaattatataccTTACAGATGAATTCCATGATTTTTTCAGTTCTTTTAGAACTTGATATACGAATTTCAGCTTTGCACTGGGAACATTTACcgataaaagaaattaaatcactaattttgtgttttttaatagTCCAAGTGCACGGTAGTTTTGTGTGAATCCATATTTTTTCCTTGATTAAACTGCTCCACTTAAACTTTGGCAGcgttttataattaaagaaactCAAAGTACTGCTTCTTCTCCTAGAGGCACTTATAGGCATAATTTTTTTCCAATCGTAAATATCGAGATAGAAAGAAAATGTTTGGCATTCATCATCACTCACAACAACACTGCTGTTCTCTTTTTCCGACGATGACGACTGTAATAGTGGAGTCGCACAGCCTGAATCGGATATTGGCACCTCATTTGAAATTGTTGCGTTCGAAGTTTCGTCGTTCAGAGTACATATACGGCTTCTATGACGATTCAGTGATATGTAAGTATAATGCCATCGGGGACATTTTATTCTCAAGTTCTTCAGACATCTTAGAAAATATTGGGTCGTTATATTGCACTGTACTACGTATGCCACACAATAATACGATTAATGTTAAATGacaaacttaacaaacaaacaggaTTGAATAATCCGAAACTaggtgcatattattatgagggtagtttagtaaaattaacaaaatatggaTAAGGCCTTGGTTCGGAAATACCGTGACAACCCTACAGTATGgcagattttcattgaaacacaaacagttgaatatcttttagagtaaactgagagtactaaatgtaaaatggcaaatctttagtaacttttctttactaaaactagcacaatttatagctttctaatccttataaattcaaagatattaacgtttataacttttcagaattgtgtggattgagtgagcacttatattaattaactattacaaaacgtgctacatttatggttcgctttgtattttacaaaatcacgtgtataccttttaataaaacaagatttataacaaaatgaaattatggtttgttcataagaaatcgggtcctttcaaagtgtgtgaattgagtgagcatatgaaagtatttgtaatttttttttatacggcccttggcgattgatatctaaaacgacaactttataaaggttttactaaAGAGTAGTACATAAATCTTACATGAATTCTTCATACGTTCTGAGATTCAGGGTGGTCGTATGTGCGAACTGAGTGAGCATTTATTAACTGATATATctcatgttttatctttttacaaattgtaagattgtttttacaattgtttcacaccttttactaaatgactagtatatattattaaattttatttagggtgctcactcaattcacacacacacCAACTTAATGGGAACTCTTGGACGATTTATTTGAAacacacgatacccttcggtaagactggttgtcagtctttcaagcttttgactactgttaacgacggtcaaagatctttgataatgacagccgggacccacaattaaacgtgccttccgaaacacggagaaactcgatatgaaTAAGACCGTCACCGatccatagaacaacctcggcaagcgtagcttaacctcagagatcgatctgcgtggctgttgttaactaagccacgagctcctccaatTCATATAGATTGAAactaataattctgtgtatttcaaTAATGTAGCTGTATCACTCAGGCCACTGTCAGCTGCTGGTATACCTAATCCTAGAACCTCGAAAACTTTTACCTTAGCATCTTAGCGagattttcataaaaagctACTATATTATTGACTCTGCGTCTTCATTCACCTTCTAAATTCCATCATAGTCGGTTCAGCCGTAAAAATGTAGCCAGCAGTTTTTCGtacattgtgatttttttttcgtcaggaaaatgcattactgcttgtcccgctccagggaggaagcgggggtctgtcgtgctctcccgccggctaggtgTCCCGgtttttaaatttgggcataccgactaaaaacctgaaggtgttccttcaacagtcaccataaagtggccaggacacagtacctccaattggatactccgagTCCCTCGTATTTAGTGACTACCAGTTCGTCcttgtacttaattttataaaagtaaggTTAAAGACCCGCACAGTtgactggtttcaatgaaactggccgccgtagtgGTAATCGACCAGGGCGACACAAAGACATAGTTATTGCTACTTTTCGCAATTatgttaggtcggggaaaaagtctttttgcactATAGTATgcataaacttgtaataaaatcttttctctacacaaaaaaactcaatatttaggtacctcacgagctcactgaaagaaacctgaTGAACcttgtactcatttgtgattcttgaagccaaagagattttattacgagttcatacaatcctactataatgcgaaaaaacttttttcccgacctaatatttaattatacaaacTTACCCATCGCCCGGAATACAGATAACCTAtcgttatttttacatataaataaattgttccctattaaaactgtatttttttgtcctAAAATAGTGTAATCAATCGAGCCTACTGAATTGatgtaatgtatttagaaataaattaccttGGGTCGTTGAACTAACACAaagaactttttttaaataaaaatatgcgttTGTAGATactgataattttaattttacaaaaaaggttGGTTTTATGTATCATGTTGTATTGTTCCTAACAGCCAGTTTCTTCTTACATGTCTAAAGTAACAGCTAAAGCCATTGACTTTTACTTCACATTTCAGTAgtaaagataattataaaaaataaaaaaaagctagACTAggccggctagctatcgaaattttgatattttggatgtactgccaaaaaagtttctaaaacGCCCGTCagggggcgctgatcagattttcatacaaaatttctcgatgacaggtcggtggtcggtagtcgatagtagtagagaatcgtgctacagtccATTTACTTAACCACTATACTTTGGTTGTTACTTGAAAATGAAGAAACTGACCGTAAGACATGTATTGTAACGACAGAAATACATTTGCAAATAGcatctcaaaaaaaaaacctgtgAAAGCCAAATTGTCCAAGCATTTGCTGTCCACGCAAGTGGTCTATGTTAAGAACCTAAAACAACACATTAATGACTTTTCACATTTATTTGTCTacataatgatcacttgttctatCGGTAAAGGAAAACACCGTGAAGTAACCTTGcaccttttaaattatttaacacatcttgaaggtatgcaaagtccccaacccgcatttggacATCATAGTGTGCTCGAAGAGTACTCTTCATTCcatgaggagacccttgcccagcagtgggacataaatggtttaaaaaaaacctttattactACTTTTGGCGCAGCCGTTGTCATATTTCATAGGTACTGCTTATCTAGGAATTTAAGTACGAAATAAATTATGCTACATTCCTGTTCTTATTGCCAATATTAGATAACGAAGTAAAAATACATACCTTAACATGTGACTACAGACTCATTAGCAAAtattagaaatacattttttttacacaaataaggtaataaatttcaatataaatgtttatttcagtgaaaaaTAGACAGGAAATGTCGACCAAGTTTTgatgaaaaattacaaaaaggaTCGGCTATTAAATGACGAGTAAGAAAAGCAAACCTTAGCTTTGTCACTCGATAGATGGATAGCcgaattgtatataatatattataagctgAAATTTATTCTGGTAAATtgtaataggctcgccccctattacatgagacaaCTTTTTGTCCGAAAACTTATTAAGGAGCCTTAACATGCACAAATTGCCGTTTTTATAATGATTGATTTCgggtaatttaaaaataaagtagccgtatcacaaaaaagaaaatcagctgcataagcctatgTTTTACTAATCGTTTGTATTTCGCATTTCGTATACTTCTGCCATCagcaaaccttgcatacaaggctctttaataaaattattagactATAGTAAATGAAGAAAATTAAAGAACGAAAATCCAGACAAATTTGCAACCCATTATTCAAGAATGAAATCGCTAAACCGTAACCGTATCTACAATCTACAATTCATCCTTGCATCCTTTCTTATAGTGATAATCTTCGAAGGCATGTATCGCAGTCCACACGCTCTCAGCAAAGACATCAGGAGCCTCCATCGCGAAGAAATGCCCATAATCATCGTACACCGTTGAGTTTAGGATATTGGTGTACTTGAAGCTGAGTACAATCGGAGATTGGTAGATGATTTCACTCTTGGTATGTGTCGTCCATACTGGCACTGCAGTGGATTtcctaaaaattgttttcaaatccatactttaatattataaatgcgaaagtaactctgcctgTCTATttctcaatcacgcctaaaccgCTGCACCAATTTGCATTAAATCTGGTTGACTTTATGTGTACAtggttatttgtaaaacacCGAACAAAAACCTCGCAGGCAAGATAGCTAACATATaacatctttattttatttctttcgaTAAActcttagatttttttttcatgcaAAAAAAATGATGTCTGTGTCTTTTCcggatttaaaatttaaatatttatataaaacttacgCATATATTCCTTTCTTAACAGTTCTTGTATTAAAAATCTCTGAATACAATCTGACAGAAGTGGTGAAGGAGTCGGGGACCCAGTACATCATGATGTTATCAAGAACGTCATCAGGTCAGAACAGTAGGGTGGGTCACTTTAgtatggaaaaaaataaaagtttgtgaaTCGAATcctaatagtaatattatgttgtagtATAGTATTATAAGTAGTTTAAGCTGAAAAACAGATAATTAAACATACATCTTGAGCCCGCGCATGCGCTTcgaaatttttagtttttgaacaAAATACGTATTACAAAATGTCATGGTTCTTTAATAAACAGATCTTAAACTACTTGTATGACTGTCTAATATTAGACATTATGGAAAAAAAATCACTTCCAggttctaaaacaaaaattacttaatttacaatttcataAGAAACTAACCACTTTGATGCATGAATTCTCTGAATGTACTTACCTCAAATAATCTTCTTTTAACAAACAACACAGTTTATATAGCAAAAATAACGTATGTTTCAATCGATAataagtgaaatattaaaataaactcaacgTTAAACATGTAACTTAAGGTGTAAAAGTGGATACTTGAACTTTTTTTATCGAAACTTCAACGGTGTTGCGCGGGCTGTtccacttaaaatatttcaataatattttaaagggtTTATAACAATATCTAACTAACACATATTTTCGCTATTAGAAAtagattactaaaaaaaaaaatttcgaCCCACCCTACTGAACAGGTCTAAGTCACCATTGAACTTAGCACTGCTGTCTTTCCTAGCTCCGTATGAGAATAAGTTCAGTATGTAGACCAAAAGACCCACGGGAGAATCACTCATTGGCACACCTGAAGaatatttgatttcaaaattctgcctagtattttttttgttagcgcCGTGAGATACAGTTTTGAGGGTGTAAAAAACCGGTCTTGGCAACTTGATGGGCCGTTATGGCTCTGAGACGAGTCATTGGTACAGGCTGAATGTTTTGCATATCCTACGTACTTACCTTAGTATACCTAATCACAACTgtaaaaataagcaataaaattattttaatataaaaaagaaaccatATTTAAACAGtgcaatcatattttttaagcatAGTTTAATTTGGAGTTACTGGCAGCTAAGGAAAAATTACAGTATAGatacttgtataaaaatatgcacatgattaaacaattaatttatgaatcatctgcaatagacgGAAACGAGCCAACGAAACGCATAGTATAAatatagcaaaactgataagtatgtaaattaaatttacaaaaaaaaaaatttttaatttatttatgtaaatttaatttacaacataCCAATAGTATCAGGTTTAGTCGCTTGTAAATGTAGATAGCCCGTGGAAGTGACGTAGGATTTTATTTTCTCAGAGAGAGGAAACATGCGACTCTCTAAAGCTGGTTCCACTACTAACGAGGTGTCGTAGGCAGCAGAAAACCAGGTCGCCAGAGACAGCGGGGAATATGATACTGCGAAATTTGTATGGTAACCTAAAACTTCCTGGAAAAATAAAGATTGTTTCAAAAAGTGCTTCATGTGTTTCATTGTAAAATGAAAGTAGTAGTAAAATATTGTGTTCTATTTAAGTAGTTCAGTAAGATGTCTGTTCAACGTTTTTGTGTCTGATTTTGACCCCAATTCTTAACCATCTTTATGCTACATTTTTATCAACTTTAGAACGACTAGCAAACAAGGTGGTTTTAAATGGTTTGGTTGGCTATGGCTATGGTTTTAAAACCGGTTTTAAAACCATATTAGTGGTTTTGATCTTTGGAAGGATcatatcaagtggcgttctttggtctcggCCTACTCCTATGaaaacaaggcgtgattttatgtacgtataaaTGTATATATCTCAAGTCTCT
Protein-coding regions in this window:
- the LOC142983194 gene encoding juvenile hormone epoxide hydrolase-like — its product is MNSLINKFVVYAFVVGVVVSLTIEERDKANWGGDNASSDTSITNFTIEFGEEVIKDLQYRIKNRRKLPSPLKDSGSSYGFNSEQLPGWMDYWANTYNFTERAQYLNQYTHYKTYVQGLGIHFLKVKPKVTSDVEVVPLLLLHGFPGSIREFYDAIPLLTAVSSDRNFALEVIAPSIPGFGFSDATTTMGLGATEIATVFKNLMKQLGYNQFYVQGGDWGSFIGSMIATLYPDIVLGYHTNFAVSFSPLSLATWFSGAYTPSLVADAAVQHRLYPLLTILPFVVGETGYFHIQSTKPDTLGPAMESPTGLLAYIFQLFFSQRENLDKTQAGLDVFTKEQLLDNLMIYWTTNSFTTAARLYAETFNKRNLQEGIWALPTPVPTWTAHTRYELLYMSPAMLKSKFTNLINSTIFDDYGHFFALEKPDVYADQVLNAISAFRDFHAKSDTCKLVH
- the LOC142983005 gene encoding juvenile hormone epoxide hydrolase-like; protein product: MVRDLKHRIKSRRKVTPPLEGVAFEYGFNTNLLDYWTDYWVNKYNFTKQEASLNQYPLFKTKIQGLDVHFAWIKPKVNCNCKTVPLLMLHGFPGSIREYYETIPLLSSGCVNGIALELVVPSLPGYGFSDGATRPGFGPTEMSTVLKNLMKRLGHDKFYVQAGDMGAFVANMMITLYTKEVLGYHTNFAVSYSPLSLATWFSAAYDTSLVVEPALESRMFPLSEKIKSYVTSTGYLHLQATKPDTIGVPMSDSPVGLLVYILNLFSYGARKDSSAKFNGDLDLFSRPDDVLDNIMMYWVPDSFTTSVRLYSEIFNTRTVKKGIYAKSTAVPVWTTHTKSEIIYQSPIVLSFKYTNILNSTVYDDYGHFFAMEAPDVFAESVWTAIHAFEDYHYKKGCKDEL